DNA sequence from the Hoylesella buccalis ATCC 35310 genome:
TCTGTTGATGGATATGTAGCGCAAGCAAACATTTTTGCAAGCAAAGGACAGCTTTCACAGGCTGCCGACGAGATGGAAACGGCAATTAAGCATGCTAAAAACAAGGATGTTGCCCACTCCGAGTATGCCAAACTCATCTATCAGCAGCAACTTTATCAGCCCGACTCCACCTTTACGCAATGGTCATTAGATAAAGCACTTGATGAAGCCACACAAGCAAATAACATCAATCCACTTCCTGTATATCAACATCAGCAAGCACAGATTATTTTTACCAAAGGAGAATATCAAAAGGCCTATGACATGTTCATGGCGCTAACGAAAACATCCTTACGCTCTGGTGAACTATTTTACGAAGCCGCACAGGCAAAGACTCAACTCAAAGCTGATGAGAAAGAGATTCTAACCTTACTGGATAGTGCCGTCGCAGCCTGTCCACAGCCTTTGACACCAGTGGCTGCTCCCTATGTGTTGGCACGCGGTGTAGCTTACGACCAGATTGGCGAATACAAAAAAGCATTGGCGGATTATAATCAATATGACACGTTGATGCTGGGCAGAGCCAGTCATGAATTTTATTACACGCGCTATAAGTGCAATTCACAGTTGCGGAGATATCAACAAGCCTTGAACGACATTGCTCATGCAGCCGTTTTGAATCGGCAAGAACCTACTTACTTAGCAGAGATGGCTTCGCTACAATTGAAAGTGAATTTATACGAAGATGCCATCAAAACGGCCGGTCTGTGCATCTCCCTCGCACCAAGTTATGCCGATGCCTATCTCATTAAAGGATTAGCCCAAGTACAAAACAAGCAAAAGAAAGAAGGACTGGAAACCTTGAATAAAGCGAAAGAGTTAGGTGATACCAGAGCTAAAGACTTTATCGACAAATACAAATAAAGCCACTTCGCTCACTTCACCTGAAGTCGTCAGCAAACACATACGACTTTTTCATGAAACAATGATGTTCGATGTAAAAACAAACATGCCCTTTTGTATGAACACGAATGGAACTGTTATTTACGAAACGATGTGAAAATAAGGCTGGTTGGCAATCAACTCCGTCCGAATCTGTTAACGAAACTTTCATTTGTTAACTCGATTCGTTTTCTTTGACAAAACAAAATTGAATAATAGAAAAAATTTGGAGATTTTTTAGGTGCTCGAAGCCTTCAATCCATCATCTTGTAACTTATTCAGATGGAATAAAGCAGCTATTAGCATGCTTTTACCGTTTAATTTGCATGCTTTTACCGTTTAATTTGCATGCTTTAGCCGCCCAATCTACATCATATAAAAGGTCTTTTTTGCACAAAAAAAGGAGTTTTTGCCCCAAAACACTTTGCTTTTTGATTTCGTTTTGGACTTAAAAATCACATAAGACACTAACATTCAAGCAGATAACAAAACATTCCCATTGTTAGCATATTTTCAACACACGAATAAGTTAGCTGAAAATTCGTCCAGCATTTGTGTTAAAAAGACGTTCCTCATAAAGTGAGATAGCATTTTTGAGAAAGGCAGGTGTCATTGACTCCCATAGTCAGCCTTCCAACCAGGTGTCCGTGATACAACACTTTCAAGGATTCAAACGCTCTCATCTGTTCCTCGCTTTCTGTTTTTGTTCTTGTTAATCTTAATCATTTCGTCAAGGCTTGAATACTTGGGCTTGCCTATCAACTCCATCATATCGTCCGCATAACCCAGTACACGAACAATCTTCACAAAGCTGGTAAGGGAAATTGCCCCGGTATGCTCAAACCGCTGTATCGTGGACAGTGGTACGTCACTTGTCTCTGCCAGTGTTTTCTGAGAGATGTTCTTTTCCAGCCGACGTAATCGGCAGTTGCTTGACAGGCGTTTGAGGATGTCTTCCGTTGATATAGGCTCAAAAATATACATTATAGTAACCTCTATATTAGTTGTTATATTAAATATTACTATTTAACAACTATTGTATTAGTTACTGCAAATATAATGATTTGATTTCGTTTCTGCAAGAAGACATGAATTAT
Encoded proteins:
- a CDS encoding tetratricopeptide repeat protein, with amino-acid sequence MIHPIQSRTILTLTTLIALLLGGHSQVYAQSANVKKAAKSVFSLTTFKADGTLLSSTRGVFVGENGEAISTWKPFVGADSAVVIDAQGKAMTVDVMIGANELYDVCKFKVVGNTTPAKIASSTSKVNEKVSIVGYSIKSLDIKQVPIQKVETFMDKYAYYIFSSEAPANKEGCPFVNAKGEVIGILQHANSAEETHAVDAKFMNDMKVNTGLSIADPVLRQTSIRTQMPSKESEALVMLMMSREQNHKNYLKYVQDFKRLFPQSVDGYVAQANIFASKGQLSQAADEMETAIKHAKNKDVAHSEYAKLIYQQQLYQPDSTFTQWSLDKALDEATQANNINPLPVYQHQQAQIIFTKGEYQKAYDMFMALTKTSLRSGELFYEAAQAKTQLKADEKEILTLLDSAVAACPQPLTPVAAPYVLARGVAYDQIGEYKKALADYNQYDTLMLGRASHEFYYTRYKCNSQLRRYQQALNDIAHAAVLNRQEPTYLAEMASLQLKVNLYEDAIKTAGLCISLAPSYADAYLIKGLAQVQNKQKKEGLETLNKAKELGDTRAKDFIDKYK
- a CDS encoding helix-turn-helix domain-containing protein is translated as MYIFEPISTEDILKRLSSNCRLRRLEKNISQKTLAETSDVPLSTIQRFEHTGAISLTSFVKIVRVLGYADDMMELIGKPKYSSLDEMIKINKNKNRKRGTDESV